The Pantoea nemavictus genome includes a region encoding these proteins:
- the clpP gene encoding ATP-dependent Clp endopeptidase proteolytic subunit ClpP has product MSYSGDREFTAPHMALVPMVVEQTSRGERSYDIYSRLLKERVIFLTGQVEDHMANLIVAQMLFLEAENPEKDIYLYINSPGGVITAGMSIYDTMKFIKPDVSTICMGQACSMGAFLLTAGTKGKRFCLPNSRVMIHQPLGGYQGQATDIEIHAREILKVKQRMNELMAEHTGKSLEEIERDTERDRFLSAGEAVEYGLVDSILTHRQ; this is encoded by the coding sequence ATGTCATACAGTGGCGATCGTGAATTTACTGCACCGCACATGGCGCTGGTGCCAATGGTGGTCGAACAAACCTCGCGCGGCGAGCGTTCTTACGACATCTACTCTCGCCTGCTCAAAGAGCGTGTGATCTTCCTGACCGGTCAGGTTGAAGATCATATGGCTAACCTGATCGTGGCGCAGATGCTGTTTCTGGAAGCTGAGAATCCTGAAAAAGACATTTACCTCTACATTAACTCGCCTGGCGGCGTGATTACTGCTGGGATGTCGATTTATGACACCATGAAATTTATCAAGCCCGACGTTAGTACCATCTGTATGGGTCAGGCTTGTTCAATGGGTGCGTTCCTGCTGACTGCGGGCACCAAAGGCAAACGTTTCTGCCTACCTAATTCACGTGTGATGATTCATCAGCCGTTAGGCGGTTATCAGGGCCAGGCGACGGATATCGAAATCCATGCGCGCGAAATTTTGAAAGTGAAGCAGCGTATGAATGAGTTAATGGCTGAGCATACCGGCAAGTCGCTGGAAGAGATCGAACGCGACACCGAGCGCGATCGTTTCCTCTCTGCGGGCGAAGCGGTAGAGTATGGC